The genomic stretch GTCACCAGACCGACATATTCGAAGGCGTTCAGCGTGTCGTAGGCGAGCTTTCTGTAGAGCGTGGCGCTTGTCGCCATGCCAATGTGATGGAGGAGCAGCGTATAGCCGTCGGGATCGGCATTGGCGACGCGGCCCGCGCCAAGCGTGCCGCCGGCGCCGCCGACATTCTCGACGATGACCTGCTGGCCGAGATCCTTCGACATGGCTTCGGCGACGAGGCGGGTGACCGTGTCGGTCGGGCCGCCTGCCGCAAACGGCACGACCACGGTGATGGTACGTTCGGGATAGGATTGCGCGGTGGCGGTGAACGAATAAAGCGTGACGGCGGCGGCCAGAGCGGCAACAAATTTTCGCATCGTAATTCTCCTCCCGGTATATGGATAAAACCGCTGTGCGGAACTCCTCTCAACGCCGGCCGCGGATGAAACAACAACCGGCGCAGGCCAATAGATTGCAATCGGACTCAAATGGCAAACTGAGATTACCCGCTGTGGCCGGCGTTCAACGGATAGATGTTTGAGCCCGGAGCGGGATGCAAAATGGTTAGAAGTAGACAGCTTCGGCAAATGCCGATTGCCGAGCTCTGCCCGCCTCAGGTCTATTCTGGATCAGTAGCCATAACCGCGCGCCATCGCCGCCGCGAAGACCGGGATCAACAGGAAGACGAAGGCCTCGGCGCGGATATAGGTCTTCACCGAGGCCAGTTCGTTCGAGGGCACCGCGAAGGAAGGATTGGCTCCGGCCTGCCGGTTCCAGGAAATGAAGCGCATGGTCGGGGTGATCGACAGCAGGCCGACAATGCCGAAGGCCGCCATCTTGGCCCAGAACACCCAGTTGTAGACGTAGAACTCCCAGCCCTTGAGGCCCCAGAAGACACGGCCGATGCCGACGATGATGATGAGCGCGGCGATGATGCCATAGTGGCGGTCGATGCCGGCGAGCCGCTTCAGCGTCTCGGCGGGCAGGTCGCCGCGGATCAGCACGAATTCGGCGCCGATGATCCCTGCCAGGGAAAACACCAGCAGATGATGGACAATGGCAAGCACAAGGTCGGTCGTGTCCATGCTTCTTCCCTTGGGTTTGAGCACCGGCCCGCGCCTGAAAAGGTCGCGTTGCGATGTGCTGAATCAGCCTGCCGGGAAAATAACACCGTCGGACAGAATTCCCATAGCGGAGCTCATACCTGGCCAGAGGCAGCGTTGACGCAGAGTCGTGGCAGGTTAGGATTGCAGGGCATGACCGGACTGAAACGCGCCTTGAATCCGATCCCTGACCTGATCCGCGACACCTTGGCGGAGCGTGGTCTGATGAAGGCCTATGAGGCCCGGCCGGACTACCAGAAGAACGACTATCTCGGCTGGATTGCCCGCGCCAAGCGCCCGGACACCAGGCAGAAGCGGCTCGACCAGATGCTGGACGAATTGCAACGTGGCGGTGTCTACATGAACATGGTTTGGCGCGGCTGAAGATCTGCTTCGGGTCGCTGCTGAACCTTGCACACGACGGTTCTGGATGATGCCTCGTCTTTCGCTGGCCCTTGCAGCGCAGGGGCGATTTGCTAAGCGCGGGCACCAGCAGCGAGGCAAATTCCATGAACAATAGCCGAGTGACCGTCGCCCCCGTCATCGAGACGCACCGAACCATCCTGCGGGCGCATCGGATTGAGGATTTCGACGCCTATGCCGCGATGTGGGCCGATCCGGCCGTCACCCGTTTCATCGGCGGCAAGCCGCGCACTCGCGAGGAAAGCTGGATGCGCTTCCTGCGTCATGCCGGTCTGTGGTCGTTGCTGGGCTACGGCTTCTGGGCGATCGAGGAGAAGGCGACGGGCCGCTTCGTCGGCGAGGCCGGTTTTCACGATCTGAAGCGCGACATGGAACCGTCGATCGAAGGCATTCCCGAGGCCGGATGGGCGCTGGCGCCGGCCGTGCATGGGGCGGGCCTCGCCACGGAGGTCGTCGGCCGTGTGCTGGCCTGGGGCGAAGAGACCTTCGGACGGGTGAAAACCGTCTGCATCATCGATCCCGAGAATACCGCCTCGTTGAATGTCGCCGGCAAGGTCGGCTATCGCGAAGTGTTGCGGACCACGTATCATGACGCCCCGACCGTGCTGCTGGAGCGGCTGTCCTGAACCGGGATTGCAGTTCCCGTAAACTAGCCCGCCTTGCGGCGCAGCTTCCGCGCCAGATCGGCCCATGGATCGACGCTTTCGGCGGCCGGCGTGGCGCCCCGGCCTAGCAGCACCGTCGAGGCATCGAACGGCGTCGGCCTGGCGATCCCATAGCCTTGGGCATAGTCGACGCCGATCGTTTTGAGGGCGGCGGCGATACCGTCGCTCTCGACGAACTCGGCGATGGTACGCTTGCCCATGACCTTGCCGATGTGGTGGATCATCTCGACCATGGCGCGGTCGATGCGGTCGTCGAGCATGTCCTTGACGAAGCTGCCGTCGATCTTGAGGTAGTCGACCGGCA from Mesorhizobium sp. 113-3-3 encodes the following:
- a CDS encoding DUF2214 family protein yields the protein MDTTDLVLAIVHHLLVFSLAGIIGAEFVLIRGDLPAETLKRLAGIDRHYGIIAALIIIVGIGRVFWGLKGWEFYVYNWVFWAKMAAFGIVGLLSITPTMRFISWNRQAGANPSFAVPSNELASVKTYIRAEAFVFLLIPVFAAAMARGYGY
- a CDS encoding YdeI/OmpD-associated family protein; its protein translation is MTGLKRALNPIPDLIRDTLAERGLMKAYEARPDYQKNDYLGWIARAKRPDTRQKRLDQMLDELQRGGVYMNMVWRG
- a CDS encoding GNAT family N-acetyltransferase is translated as MNNSRVTVAPVIETHRTILRAHRIEDFDAYAAMWADPAVTRFIGGKPRTREESWMRFLRHAGLWSLLGYGFWAIEEKATGRFVGEAGFHDLKRDMEPSIEGIPEAGWALAPAVHGAGLATEVVGRVLAWGEETFGRVKTVCIIDPENTASLNVAGKVGYREVLRTTYHDAPTVLLERLS